One window from the genome of Onychomys torridus chromosome 20, mOncTor1.1, whole genome shotgun sequence encodes:
- the LOC118571161 gene encoding olfactory receptor 6C3-like produces MKNYSMITEFVLLGISDSPELQVVIFIFLFIAYILSVCGNLSIITLTLLHAQLKTPMYFFLQNFSFLEIMFTSVSIPRFLGSIITKVKTISYNNCLAQLFFFISLGVSEFFLLTAMSYDRYVAICKPLHYTTIMNQKVCTFLVLTAWLGGFLIIFPLVILVLKLDFCGSNVIDHFSCDYFPILQLSCSDTRLLEAFGLYVASITLLFTLALVILSYICIISTILRFPSASQRKKAFSTCSSHMIVISISYGSCIFMYVKPSANERASLTKGVAVLNTSIAPMLNPFIYTLRNQQVKQAFKDLMNKVMFHRNK; encoded by the coding sequence ATGAAAAACTACTCTATGATCACTGAGTTTGTGCTCTTGGGTATATCAGACTCACCAGAACTTCAggttgtaattttcatttttttattcatagCTTATATATTAAGTGTATGTGGAAACCTAAGCATCATCACCCTTACCTTGCTACATGCTCAGTTAAAGACTCCTATGTATTTTTTCCTCCAGAATTTCTCCTTCTTAGAAATTATGTTCACCAGTGTTTCCATCCCTAGATTTTTGGGGTCAATAATTACTAAAGTCAAGACAATTTCCTATAATAACTGTTTGGCTCAGttatttttcttcatctccttGGGGGTGTCTGAGTTCTTTCTTCTAACTGCCATGTCTTATGATCGCTATGTCGCCATCTGCAAACCACTGCATTACACCACCATCATGAATCAGAAAGTTTGCACCTTTCTTGTTCTTACAGCATGGCTGGGAGGATTTCTGATCATCTTTCCATTAGTCATACTGGTCCTCAAGTTAGATTTTTGTGGTTCAAATGTCATTGATCACTTCTCCTGTGACTACTTCCCCATCTTACAACTGTCCTGCTCAGATACAAGGCTTTTAGAGGCATTTGGCCTTTATGTTGCCTCCATTACTCTGCTATTCACATTGGCATTAGTGATCCTGTCATACATCTGCATCATCAGCACCATTCTGAGGTTCCCATCTGCCAGTCAGAGGAAGAAGGCTTTCTCCACCTGTTCCTCTCACATGATTGTCATCTCCATCTCTTATGGAAGCTGCATTTTCATGTATGTCAAACCTTCTGCTAATGAGAGGGCATCACTGACCAAAGGGGTGGCTGTTCTCAACACTTCAATTGCTCCCATGTTGAACCCTTTTATTTACACATTGAGAAATCAACAAGTAAAACAGGCCTTCAAGGATTTGATGAATAAAGTAATGTTTCatagaaacaaatga